A region of Streptomyces deccanensis DNA encodes the following proteins:
- a CDS encoding energy-coupling factor transporter transmembrane protein EcfT, with amino-acid sequence MPGRSHHVLKVTAVLTAVQTVAVLLATKAAAAPTPSPSPSPSDDRCDLIVGPAKDYCERGAGEKADTSTLPNDVTTTLDPLSSLAQGCADAASWTVDKLSEAVNETANVDFTNMTFLKHYAVVFAASAILTLVLWLLAVTKRAVRGVPFTTAISEAVGFLWLTVLASAFTPLILYTIVSATDGVSDIIAKTTGNQTDTFFGTFSEALKKGNDIGGGPIMLILVSLVSIVAAGVLYLELYLRAVLLYVGALLGVVVYAGLVDKDLWGHVRRWAGIMIAIILVKPVIVIVLGLAGALTTEDGPDSLAAVVSGLAIILLAIFASAMIYRFVPGFGDEIANSRNNRIMRGAEGKAAAVISSPATLVAQGIKTHSSRADNNGGGGGSSTPRPSNPASGGVAAHSSRSASGGGGTVPSAAPPPRTSPVNTPHAGNTRNSNRTGGEGR; translated from the coding sequence ATGCCCGGTAGGTCGCACCACGTACTCAAGGTCACCGCGGTCCTCACTGCCGTTCAGACTGTGGCCGTTCTGCTGGCCACCAAGGCAGCCGCAGCACCCACACCTTCACCGTCGCCCTCTCCCTCGGACGACCGCTGTGACCTCATTGTCGGCCCCGCCAAGGACTACTGCGAACGAGGCGCCGGCGAGAAAGCCGACACCAGCACCCTCCCCAACGACGTAACCACCACCCTCGACCCCCTCTCCTCCCTGGCCCAAGGCTGCGCCGACGCCGCCTCCTGGACCGTCGACAAGCTCTCCGAAGCCGTCAACGAGACCGCGAACGTCGACTTCACGAACATGACGTTCCTGAAGCACTACGCGGTCGTGTTCGCGGCCTCCGCCATCCTCACGCTCGTGCTGTGGCTCCTCGCGGTTACCAAGCGAGCCGTCCGCGGCGTGCCGTTCACCACGGCGATCTCCGAAGCCGTGGGCTTCCTCTGGCTGACCGTGCTGGCGTCCGCCTTCACCCCGCTCATCCTCTACACCATCGTCTCCGCCACCGACGGCGTCAGCGACATCATCGCCAAGACCACCGGCAACCAGACGGACACGTTCTTCGGCACGTTCTCCGAGGCCCTGAAGAAGGGCAACGACATCGGCGGCGGCCCCATCATGCTGATCCTGGTGTCGCTGGTCTCCATCGTCGCCGCCGGCGTGCTGTACCTGGAGCTGTACCTGAGGGCCGTCCTCCTCTACGTCGGCGCCCTCCTCGGCGTCGTCGTCTACGCCGGCCTCGTCGACAAGGACCTCTGGGGCCACGTCCGCCGCTGGGCGGGCATCATGATCGCGATCATCCTGGTCAAGCCCGTCATCGTCATCGTGCTCGGCCTCGCCGGCGCCCTGACCACCGAGGACGGCCCCGACTCCCTCGCCGCGGTCGTCTCCGGCCTCGCCATCATCCTGCTCGCCATCTTCGCCTCGGCGATGATCTACCGCTTCGTCCCGGGCTTCGGCGACGAGATCGCCAACTCCCGCAACAACCGCATCATGCGCGGCGCGGAGGGCAAGGCCGCCGCCGTCATCAGCTCCCCCGCCACCCTCGTCGCCCAGGGCATCAAGACCCACAGCTCCCGGGCCGACAACAACGGCGGCGGAGGCGGAAGCAGCACCCCCCGCCCGTCCAACCCCGCATCCGGCGGCGTGGCCGCCCACAGCTCGCGCAGCGCGAGCGGAGGCGGCGGAACTGTCCCCTCCGCCGCACCCCCGCCCCGCACGAGCCCGGTCAACACCCCCCACGCCGGCAACACCCGCAACAGCAACCGCACGGGAGGTGAAGGGCGTTGA